In one window of Sardina pilchardus chromosome 23, fSarPil1.1, whole genome shotgun sequence DNA:
- the itgb6 gene encoding integrin beta-6 isoform X1: MGIALVFLGFILQYCYRSVEGTCSVGSAVTCDRCLQLGPQCAWCTQENFTEMFSVSERCDTEEALQQKGCLRSFVEFPVSSMEVQLNNSLGKAGDGNRTHIAPQRISVKLRPDSNITLQIKVQQTEDYPVDLYYLMDLSASMFDDLKMIKNLGSTLSKAMAKLTSKFRLGFGSFVEKPVLPFIKITKEELENPCWGIDNTCLPAFGYRHVLSLTSSTQKFSEIVSKQQVSANNDMPECGFDAIMQAAVCGDKIGWRNDSMRLLVFVSDDDSHFGMDSKMAGIVLPNDGQCHLDSNNEYSMAAQLEYPTLGQLIEKVVENNILLIFAVTDKVRQNYEHYAHFIPGATVGKLEEDSRNIQELIMTAYKELRSEIDLEVLGDTEDLQLSFTAMCQDGSVHPGHKRCSNVKAGDMVTFNVTLQLSKCLPGPRHFHIRPVGMQQALEVELESLCTCDCQHAPQANGSDCGHGTFTCGICVCEPGYMGPRCECTEEKAQSSDCRVDEEAEVCSGQGMCFCGECLCYPSSFGRVYGRYCECDDFSCPRFRGELCGGHGECDCGECVCHHGWMGESCNCSTSVDRCVSADGAVCSGKGACVCGSCVCSVAGASGDTCEKCPTCGDSCSSIRSCVECHLQQDDSPERERCLHACSSPLAFVSNSTDFDESQSVACSLQTTSECFISYSLVEADHGITVYNLKQYDCPEPPDIAMIVLGVSLSVLTIGIILLGVWKLLVSVHDRKEVAKFEAERAKAKWQSGTNPLFRSSTSTFKNVTYKNNGRQKVDIGLSNY; this comes from the exons ATGGGTATTGCACTGGTTTTTCTTGGCTTTATTCTACAGTACTGCTACCGATCTGTCGAAG GGACGTGTTCAGTTGGGAGCGCAGTGACTTGTGACCGTTGTCTTCAGCTGGGCCCCCAGTGTGCTTGGTGCACGCAAGAG AACTTCACAGAAATGTTTTCAGTGAGTGAGCGATGCGACACTGAAGAGGCTCTCCAACAGAAGGGATGCTTGCGCAGCTTTGTGGAGTTCCCAGTCTCTAGCATGGAGGTTCAGCTGAATAATTCCTTAGGGAAAGCCGGCGATGGAAACCGTACGCACATAGCACCTCAAAGGATATCAGTTAAGCTGCGGCCAG ACAGTAACATAACGCTTCAAATCAAAGTCCAGCAAACGGAGGACTACCCAGTGGACCTCTACTACCTCATGGACCTCTCTGCATCCATGTTTGATGACTTGAAAATGATCAAGAACCTAGGGTCCACTCTCTCCAAGGCAATGGCCAAGCTTACCAGTAAATTCAGGCTTGGCTTTGGGTCCTTTGTAGAAAAACCTGTGCTACCCTTCATCAAAATCACCAAAGAGGAACTGGAGAATCCATGCTG gGGTATAGATAACACATGTCTGCCAGCCTTTGGGTACAGGCATGTTCTGTCTCTGACCAGCAGCACACAGAAGTTCAGTGAGATTGTCTCCAAGCAGCAAGTATCTGCAAACAATGACATGCCAGAGTGTGGCTTTGATGCCATCATGCAGGCAGCAGTTTGTGGG GATAAGATCGGCTGGAGGAATGACTCCATGCGTTTGTTGGTGTTTGTCAGCGACGATGACTCCCACTTCGGGATGGACAGCAAAATGGCTGGCATTGTACTCCCTAACGATGGCCAGTGCCACTTGGACAGCAACAATGAGTACTCCATGGCAGCCCAGCTG GAGTATCCTACCTTAGGGCAGCTGATAGAGAAAGTGGTGGAGAACAACATCCTGCTCATATTTGCAGTGACTGACAAAGTCAGACAAAACTATGAG cattatgcacatttcatacCTGGAGCCACAGTTGGCAAACTGGAAGAAGATTCCAGGAACATCCAGGAACTTATCATGACAGCTTATAAG GAGCTGCGCTCTGAGATTGACCTGGAAGTTCTGGGGGACACAGAGGACCTTCAGCTCTCTTTCACTGCCATGTGCCAGGATGGCAGTGTTCACCCAGGGCACAAGCGCTGTTCCAACGTCAAAGCTGGTGACATG GTGACGTTCAACGTGACGTTACAGCTGAGCAAGTGCCTGCCAGGGCCGCGGCATTTCCACATCCGTCCGGTGGGCATGCAGCAGGCCCtggaggtggagctggagtCCCTGTGCACCTGCGACTGCCAACACGCCCCGCAGGCCAACGGCAGCGACTGCGGCCATGGCACATTCACCTgcggcatctgtgtgtgcgagCCTGGCTACATGGGGCCCAGGTGTGAGTGCACAGAGGAGAAGGCCCAGAGCAGCGACTGCAG AGTGGATGAAGAGGCCGAGGTGTGCAGTGGTCAGggcatgtgtttctgtggggAGTGCCTGTGCTACCCATCCAGCTTTGGCCGTGTGTATGGCCGCTACTGCGAGTGTGATGACTTCTCCTGCCCTCGATTCAGAGGAGAACTCTGTGGGG GCCATGGTGAGTGTgactgtggagagtgtgtgtgtcaccatggCTGGATGGGTGAGTCCTGCAACTGCAGCACCAgcgtggacaggtgtgtgtcgGCGGACGGGGCCGTGTGCAGTGGCaagggggcgtgtgtgtgcgggagctGTGTCTGCTCTGTGGCCGGAGCATCAGGAGACACCTGTGAGAAATGCCCCACCTGTGGAGactcctgctcctccatcag GTCTTGTGTTGAGTGTCACCTTCAGCAAGATGACTctcctgagagagaaagatgtctTCATGCTTGCAGCTCTCCTCTCGCCTTTGTCAGCAATTCCACAG ACTTTGATGAGAGTCAGTCCGTGGCCTGTTCTCTTCAGACTACCAGTGAGTGCTTCATATCATACAGCCTAGTCGAGGCCGACCATGGCATCACCGTCTACAACCTCAAACAGTATG ATTGCCCTGAGCCTCCGGACATCGCGATGATCGTGCTGGGTGTGTCCCTATCAGTTCTCACCATCGGGATCATCTTGTTGGGGGTCTGGAAGCTGCTGGTGTCTGTCCATGACCGCAAGGAGGTGGCTAAGTttgaggcagagagagcaaaGGCCAAATGGCAGTCG GGAACAAATCCACTCTTCAGGAGTTCTACGTCGACCTTCAAAAATGTGACATACAAAAACAATGGGAGGCAAAAAGTGGACATTGGTCTATCAAACTACTGA
- the itgb6 gene encoding integrin beta-6 isoform X2, which translates to MGIALVFLGFILQYCYRSVEGTCSVGSAVTCDRCLQLGPQCAWCTQENFTEMFSVSERCDTEEALQQKGCLRSFVEFPVSSMEVQLNNSLGKAGDGNRTHIAPQRISVKLRPDSNITLQIKVQQTEDYPVDLYYLMDLSASMFDDLKMIKNLGSTLSKAMAKLTSKFRLGFGSFVEKPVLPFIKITKEELENPCWGIDNTCLPAFGYRHVLSLTSSTQKFSEIVSKQQVSANNDMPECGFDAIMQAAVCGIGWRNDSMRLLVFVSDDDSHFGMDSKMAGIVLPNDGQCHLDSNNEYSMAAQLEYPTLGQLIEKVVENNILLIFAVTDKVRQNYEHYAHFIPGATVGKLEEDSRNIQELIMTAYKELRSEIDLEVLGDTEDLQLSFTAMCQDGSVHPGHKRCSNVKAGDMVTFNVTLQLSKCLPGPRHFHIRPVGMQQALEVELESLCTCDCQHAPQANGSDCGHGTFTCGICVCEPGYMGPRCECTEEKAQSSDCRVDEEAEVCSGQGMCFCGECLCYPSSFGRVYGRYCECDDFSCPRFRGELCGGHGECDCGECVCHHGWMGESCNCSTSVDRCVSADGAVCSGKGACVCGSCVCSVAGASGDTCEKCPTCGDSCSSIRSCVECHLQQDDSPERERCLHACSSPLAFVSNSTDFDESQSVACSLQTTSECFISYSLVEADHGITVYNLKQYDCPEPPDIAMIVLGVSLSVLTIGIILLGVWKLLVSVHDRKEVAKFEAERAKAKWQSGTNPLFRSSTSTFKNVTYKNNGRQKVDIGLSNY; encoded by the exons ATGGGTATTGCACTGGTTTTTCTTGGCTTTATTCTACAGTACTGCTACCGATCTGTCGAAG GGACGTGTTCAGTTGGGAGCGCAGTGACTTGTGACCGTTGTCTTCAGCTGGGCCCCCAGTGTGCTTGGTGCACGCAAGAG AACTTCACAGAAATGTTTTCAGTGAGTGAGCGATGCGACACTGAAGAGGCTCTCCAACAGAAGGGATGCTTGCGCAGCTTTGTGGAGTTCCCAGTCTCTAGCATGGAGGTTCAGCTGAATAATTCCTTAGGGAAAGCCGGCGATGGAAACCGTACGCACATAGCACCTCAAAGGATATCAGTTAAGCTGCGGCCAG ACAGTAACATAACGCTTCAAATCAAAGTCCAGCAAACGGAGGACTACCCAGTGGACCTCTACTACCTCATGGACCTCTCTGCATCCATGTTTGATGACTTGAAAATGATCAAGAACCTAGGGTCCACTCTCTCCAAGGCAATGGCCAAGCTTACCAGTAAATTCAGGCTTGGCTTTGGGTCCTTTGTAGAAAAACCTGTGCTACCCTTCATCAAAATCACCAAAGAGGAACTGGAGAATCCATGCTG gGGTATAGATAACACATGTCTGCCAGCCTTTGGGTACAGGCATGTTCTGTCTCTGACCAGCAGCACACAGAAGTTCAGTGAGATTGTCTCCAAGCAGCAAGTATCTGCAAACAATGACATGCCAGAGTGTGGCTTTGATGCCATCATGCAGGCAGCAGTTTGTGGG ATCGGCTGGAGGAATGACTCCATGCGTTTGTTGGTGTTTGTCAGCGACGATGACTCCCACTTCGGGATGGACAGCAAAATGGCTGGCATTGTACTCCCTAACGATGGCCAGTGCCACTTGGACAGCAACAATGAGTACTCCATGGCAGCCCAGCTG GAGTATCCTACCTTAGGGCAGCTGATAGAGAAAGTGGTGGAGAACAACATCCTGCTCATATTTGCAGTGACTGACAAAGTCAGACAAAACTATGAG cattatgcacatttcatacCTGGAGCCACAGTTGGCAAACTGGAAGAAGATTCCAGGAACATCCAGGAACTTATCATGACAGCTTATAAG GAGCTGCGCTCTGAGATTGACCTGGAAGTTCTGGGGGACACAGAGGACCTTCAGCTCTCTTTCACTGCCATGTGCCAGGATGGCAGTGTTCACCCAGGGCACAAGCGCTGTTCCAACGTCAAAGCTGGTGACATG GTGACGTTCAACGTGACGTTACAGCTGAGCAAGTGCCTGCCAGGGCCGCGGCATTTCCACATCCGTCCGGTGGGCATGCAGCAGGCCCtggaggtggagctggagtCCCTGTGCACCTGCGACTGCCAACACGCCCCGCAGGCCAACGGCAGCGACTGCGGCCATGGCACATTCACCTgcggcatctgtgtgtgcgagCCTGGCTACATGGGGCCCAGGTGTGAGTGCACAGAGGAGAAGGCCCAGAGCAGCGACTGCAG AGTGGATGAAGAGGCCGAGGTGTGCAGTGGTCAGggcatgtgtttctgtggggAGTGCCTGTGCTACCCATCCAGCTTTGGCCGTGTGTATGGCCGCTACTGCGAGTGTGATGACTTCTCCTGCCCTCGATTCAGAGGAGAACTCTGTGGGG GCCATGGTGAGTGTgactgtggagagtgtgtgtgtcaccatggCTGGATGGGTGAGTCCTGCAACTGCAGCACCAgcgtggacaggtgtgtgtcgGCGGACGGGGCCGTGTGCAGTGGCaagggggcgtgtgtgtgcgggagctGTGTCTGCTCTGTGGCCGGAGCATCAGGAGACACCTGTGAGAAATGCCCCACCTGTGGAGactcctgctcctccatcag GTCTTGTGTTGAGTGTCACCTTCAGCAAGATGACTctcctgagagagaaagatgtctTCATGCTTGCAGCTCTCCTCTCGCCTTTGTCAGCAATTCCACAG ACTTTGATGAGAGTCAGTCCGTGGCCTGTTCTCTTCAGACTACCAGTGAGTGCTTCATATCATACAGCCTAGTCGAGGCCGACCATGGCATCACCGTCTACAACCTCAAACAGTATG ATTGCCCTGAGCCTCCGGACATCGCGATGATCGTGCTGGGTGTGTCCCTATCAGTTCTCACCATCGGGATCATCTTGTTGGGGGTCTGGAAGCTGCTGGTGTCTGTCCATGACCGCAAGGAGGTGGCTAAGTttgaggcagagagagcaaaGGCCAAATGGCAGTCG GGAACAAATCCACTCTTCAGGAGTTCTACGTCGACCTTCAAAAATGTGACATACAAAAACAATGGGAGGCAAAAAGTGGACATTGGTCTATCAAACTACTGA